A window of the Balaenoptera acutorostrata chromosome 13, mBalAcu1.1, whole genome shotgun sequence genome harbors these coding sequences:
- the EIF2B1 gene encoding translation initiation factor eIF-2B subunit alpha, giving the protein MAARVPQRTATCSQAGLRDTAHPDFRRLRVTVKNERHIPHVIIPGETLQGLVANLTSAIETLCGVDSSVAVSSGGELFLRFITLTSLEYSDYSKCKKIMIERGEIFLRRTSLSRNKIADLCHTFIKDGARILTHAYSRVVLRVLEAAVAAKKRFSVYITESQPDLSGKKMAKALCHLSVPVTVVLDAAVGYIMEKVDLVIVGAEGVVENGGIINKIGTNQMAVCAKAQNKPFYVVAESFKFVRLFPLNQQDVPDKFKYKADTLKSTQTGQDLKEEHPWVDYTSPSLITLLFTDLGVLTPSAVSDELIKLYL; this is encoded by the exons ATGGCTGCCCGTGTCCCTCAGCGAACAGCCACTTGCAGTCAAGCGGGCCTCCGGGATACGGCGCACCCCGACTTCCGGCGCCTCCGAGTGAC GGTCAAAAATGAACGTCACATTCCTCATGTGATCATTCCAGGGGAGACACTCCAGGGCCTGGTAGCGAATCTCACCAGTGCCATAGAAACCCTGTGTGGCGTGGACTCTTCTGTGGCCGTGTCCTCGGGCGGGGAGCTCTTCCTGCGCTTCATCACCCTTACCTCCCTGGAATACTCT GATTACTCCAAATGTAAAAAGATCATGATTGAGCGGGGAGAGATTTTTCTCAGGAGAACATCACTGTCGAGAAATAAAATTGCAGATCTGTGCCATACTTTCATCAAAGATGGGGCG AGAATATTAACTCACGCCTACTCCAGAGTGGTCCTGAGAGTCTTGGAAGCAGCCGTGGCGGCCAAGAAGCGTTTCAGTGTGTACATTACAGAGTCACAGCCTGACTTATCAGG TAAGAAAATGGCCAAAGCCCTCTGCCACCTCAGTGTCCCCGTCACTGTCGTCCTGGATGCCGCTGTTGG CTACATCATGGAGAAAGTGGATCTTGTCATTGTTGGTGCTGAAGGCGTTGTTGAAAACGGAGGAATCATTAACAAG ATTGGAACCAACCAGATGGCCGTGTGTGCCAAAGCACAGAACAAGCCTTTTTATGTTGTTGCAGAAAGTTTCAAGTTTGTACGGCTCTTCCCACTAAACCAGCAAGATGTCCCAGATAAGTTTAAG TACAAGGCAGATACTCTGAAGTCCACGCAGACTGGACAGGATCTCAAAGAGGAGCACCCGTGGGTCGACTACACCTCCCCTTCCTTAATCACACTGCTGTTCACAGACCTGGGGGTGCTGACGCCCTCAGCAGTCAGCGACGAACTCATCAAGCTCTATCTGTAA